One window from the genome of Hypanus sabinus isolate sHypSab1 chromosome 16, sHypSab1.hap1, whole genome shotgun sequence encodes:
- the c16h6orf120 gene encoding UPF0669 protein C6orf120 homolog, protein MAEVWWVVLLALLCQLVLGELPVTEPVPDNWVLLHVVQGQVGPGNYSYLRLNHDGQIVLSMESRRGDADLYISDSTLHPSFDDYELQSTTCGLDLVAVPARFRRPVGIAVYGHPSHLQTEFEMRVYLDRGVWESPFPEPSYPGDEDTTDRTPPKKVVEEEAEESVLWTIIIGILKLVLEILF, encoded by the coding sequence ATGGCGGAGGTCTGGTGGGTAGTTCTGTTGGCGCTGCTGTGCCAGCTGGTTCTGGGCGAGCTCCCTGTCACTGAGCCGGTGCCCGACAACTGGGTCCTGCTGCACGTGGTCCAGGGGCAGGTGGGACCCGGCAACTACAGCTACCTGCGGCTTAACCACGACGGGCAGATCGTGCTGAGCATGGAGAGCCGGCGAGGGGACGCTGACCTGTACATCTCCGACTCCACATTGCACCCCAGCTTCGACGACTACGAGCTGCAGTCGACCACCTGTGGTCTAGACTTGGTGGCAGTGCCAGCCAGGTTCCGCAGGCCAGTGGGCATCGCTGTGTATGGCCACCCCTCGCACTTACAGACCGAGTTTGAGATGAGGGTCTATCTGGACCGAGGAGTATGGGAGAGCCCCTTCCCTGAGCCCTCCTACCCGGGTGATGAAGACACCACCgacaggaccccaccaaaaaaggtggtggaggaggaggcagaagaaTCTGTGCTGTGGACCATAATAATTGGGATCCTCAAACTAGTGTTGGAGATTCTTTTttga